A stretch of Clostridium sp. BJN0001 DNA encodes these proteins:
- a CDS encoding metallophosphoesterase family protein: MKIAVISDIHANVYALINALEDIDNEKADTIICLGDLVGYGPHPNETIALIRRRHILCIKGNYDESVVNNEYSYIRETSINSFSLPWTVDELREENRRFLENLPTSLNLTVCNKKFVFVHGSPRKINEYLFENDKNTSDIMDSLDGDVLVCAHTHIPSMKEFNKKVFINSGSIGKPKIGKPIGTYALIDISAEYGMKVHIKEVSYEVKRIVKDMTMLDFPASLIAGIESGTE; encoded by the coding sequence ATGAAAATAGCAGTTATTTCAGATATACACGCAAATGTTTATGCGCTTATAAATGCACTTGAAGATATTGATAATGAAAAAGCAGATACCATAATCTGTCTAGGTGATCTTGTAGGCTATGGCCCTCACCCAAATGAAACTATAGCTCTTATAAGAAGACGACATATATTATGTATTAAAGGTAATTACGATGAGTCTGTTGTTAATAATGAATACTCTTATATAAGAGAAACTTCAATTAACAGTTTTTCTCTTCCATGGACAGTGGACGAGCTAAGAGAAGAAAATAGACGTTTTCTTGAAAATCTTCCAACATCGTTAAATCTTACTGTATGTAATAAAAAATTTGTATTTGTACATGGAAGTCCTAGAAAAATAAATGAATACTTATTTGAAAATGATAAAAACACATCTGATATTATGGATTCTTTAGATGGTGACGTTCTTGTCTGTGCACATACACATATCCCATCTATGAAAGAATTTAATAAAAAAGTATTTATAAATTCAGGAAGTATTGGAAAGCCTAAAATAGGAAAACCTATAGGAACATATGCTTTAATCGATATTTCAGCAGAATATGGCATGAAAGTACATATAAAAGAAGTTTCTTATGAAGTTAAAAGAATAGTAAAAGATATGACTATGCTTGATTTCCCAGCCTCTTTAATTGCAGGAATTGAATCTGGTACAGAATAA
- a CDS encoding Xaa-Pro peptidase family protein: MKNRIDKVIEKMKEKNVYQIIVTSKASLYYLTGILIESGERMIAFYINTDGEKKLIINKLFSLPKHMDIETIWYTDSDDPVSYLNDIVKENEVLGIDKFWPSCFLLHLMEFNKVKKFINSSDIIDEMRMVKDEKERELMRKSSKINDTVMEKFFNELKEGISEKACAKILQDLYETEGASGESFSSIVAFGVNAADPHHMCDDTKLEYGDNIIIDIGGIYNNYCSDMTRTVFYKKEPDFEKKKIYEIVKEANLKAISKVKEGVTFSDIDKEARSYIEQKGYGKFFTHRTGHSVGIEIHDKGDVSSSNNDTVKEGMIFSIEPGIYIPNEYGVRIEDLVMVKKDGVEVLNGVSKELKVIE; this comes from the coding sequence ATGAAAAATAGAATTGATAAAGTAATAGAAAAAATGAAAGAAAAAAATGTCTATCAGATAATAGTTACATCAAAAGCATCATTATATTATTTGACAGGTATTTTAATTGAATCAGGGGAGAGAATGATAGCATTTTATATAAATACTGATGGTGAGAAAAAACTTATCATAAATAAACTATTTTCTCTGCCAAAGCATATGGACATAGAAACAATATGGTATACAGATAGTGATGATCCTGTTTCATATTTAAATGATATAGTAAAAGAAAATGAAGTTCTTGGAATAGATAAATTCTGGCCTTCATGTTTTCTTCTTCATCTTATGGAATTTAATAAAGTAAAAAAATTTATAAATTCATCAGATATTATAGACGAAATGAGAATGGTTAAAGATGAAAAAGAAAGAGAACTAATGAGAAAATCATCTAAAATAAATGATACTGTTATGGAGAAATTTTTTAATGAATTAAAAGAGGGCATAAGTGAAAAAGCATGTGCAAAAATTCTTCAAGATTTATATGAAACTGAGGGCGCATCAGGTGAATCATTTAGTTCTATTGTAGCATTTGGAGTTAATGCAGCAGATCCTCATCATATGTGCGATGATACAAAATTAGAATATGGGGACAACATAATAATTGATATAGGCGGAATTTATAATAATTACTGTTCTGACATGACACGAACAGTTTTTTATAAAAAAGAGCCTGACTTTGAAAAAAAGAAAATATACGAAATAGTTAAAGAGGCTAACCTTAAAGCAATATCTAAAGTTAAAGAAGGCGTTACTTTTTCTGACATAGATAAAGAAGCAAGAAGCTATATAGAGCAAAAAGGATATGGAAAATTTTTTACTCATAGGACAGGCCATAGTGTCGGAATTGAGATACATGATAAAGGTGATGTAAGTTCATCTAATAATGATACTGTAAAAGAAGGAATGATTTTTTCAATAGAACCTGGTATCTATATTCCAAATGAGTACGGTGTTAGAATAGAGGATCTTGTTATGGTAAAAAAAGATGGCGTTGAAGTTCTTAATGGAGTTTCTAAAGAATTAAAAGTCATAGAATAG
- the murC gene encoding UDP-N-acetylmuramate--L-alanine ligase: MSFDFIKDRDKKVHFIGIGGVSMSGLAAVLLNSGFKVSGSDFKDSAVIKKLRKLGAEVYIGHSKDNIKDVDIVVYTAAIPSDNPEILAAKEQNITLMTRAEFLGRIMKGHKYNVAISGTHGKTTCTSMISNISLSAQLDPTILIGGDLDAIGGNFRIGNSEYFITEACEYKRSFLSFFPYVGVILNIDADHLDYYKDINEIYDTFSDFSKLIPKDGYLVGYAGDRRVSEIIKNAKCNTISYGFEDADITAKNITFSKKGCASFDVVKDNKVAFKVTLNVPGKHNILNALASIAVSSIFNVDDTAVIDGLKVCKGAHKRFEYKGEKDGVTVIDDYAHHPTEIKATLSTAKHIEHKKIYCVFQPHTYTRTKALFKEFTEAFNDTDELILMDIYAAREKDTGLVSSDELGDALRKKGIKCINVHSHDEAAKYLKSNASSGDIVLTVGAGDVVLVADKFLK; this comes from the coding sequence TTGTCTTTTGATTTTATTAAAGATAGAGATAAAAAAGTTCATTTTATAGGAATCGGTGGAGTTAGCATGAGCGGACTTGCAGCTGTACTTTTAAACAGTGGTTTTAAAGTATCTGGTTCAGATTTTAAAGATTCAGCTGTAATTAAGAAATTAAGAAAACTCGGTGCAGAGGTCTATATTGGTCATAGCAAAGATAATATTAAGGATGTTGATATAGTAGTTTACACAGCTGCAATACCTAGTGACAATCCAGAAATATTAGCAGCTAAAGAGCAAAACATAACTCTTATGACAAGAGCAGAATTTTTAGGCAGAATAATGAAAGGTCATAAATACAATGTCGCTATTTCAGGAACACACGGAAAAACAACATGTACTTCTATGATTTCAAACATATCTCTTTCTGCACAGCTTGATCCTACAATATTAATAGGTGGAGACCTTGATGCTATAGGTGGAAATTTCAGAATAGGAAATAGTGAATATTTCATAACAGAAGCATGTGAATATAAAAGATCATTTTTAAGCTTCTTCCCTTATGTAGGTGTTATTTTAAATATAGATGCAGATCATCTTGACTATTATAAGGATATAAATGAAATTTATGATACATTCTCAGACTTTTCAAAGCTAATTCCTAAAGATGGTTATCTTGTTGGATATGCTGGAGACCGTAGAGTGTCTGAAATTATAAAAAATGCAAAATGCAATACTATAAGTTACGGTTTTGAAGATGCTGACATTACAGCTAAAAACATTACTTTCTCTAAAAAAGGATGTGCATCATTTGATGTAGTAAAAGATAATAAGGTAGCGTTTAAAGTTACATTAAATGTTCCTGGAAAGCATAATATCTTAAATGCACTTGCATCAATAGCAGTTTCTTCTATATTTAATGTAGATGATACCGCTGTAATAGACGGCTTAAAAGTATGCAAAGGTGCTCATAAAAGATTTGAATATAAAGGTGAAAAAGATGGTGTCACAGTAATTGATGACTATGCACATCACCCTACAGAAATAAAAGCAACATTAAGCACTGCAAAACATATAGAGCATAAGAAAATATACTGTGTATTCCAGCCACACACATATACAAGAACAAAAGCTTTATTTAAAGAATTCACAGAAGCTTTTAACGATACTGATGAGCTTATATTAATGGATATATACGCAGCACGTGAAAAGGATACTGGTCTTGTATCATCTGATGAATTAGGAGATGCTTTAAGAAAAAAAGGCATCAAATGTATAAATGTTCATTCACATGATGAAGCAGCAAAGTACTTAAAATCAAACGCATCATCAGGAGATATAGTTCTTACTGTAGGCGCAGGAGACGTAGTTTTAGTTGCAGATAAATTTTTAAAATAG
- the purR gene encoding pur operon repressor, translated as MNKFTRNERVVTITKILINTPNKIIGLNKFSELLNAAKSTISEDIVVIREILQKLYMGKIETISGVAGGIKYIPWCGYEEKKAFALSLCKHLEDKGRVMPGNIVYMTDLIYNPSIINKAGVMLSSCFQDKEVQYVITVETKGIPLAYEVAKNLGVQLVIARRDSSITEGPTVSINYVSGSNGRLQQMSLSKKAMKTNSKCIFIDDFMKGGGTAIGIKNLLNEFESELVGIGVLVDNKKIEKKLVDEYVSVVELEEFDNNSIIKMKPSNYFL; from the coding sequence TTGAATAAATTTACTAGAAATGAAAGAGTCGTTACAATAACAAAAATATTAATCAATACCCCAAATAAAATAATTGGACTAAATAAGTTTTCTGAACTTTTAAATGCAGCCAAGTCTACAATTAGTGAAGATATAGTTGTAATAAGAGAAATTCTTCAGAAACTTTATATGGGAAAAATAGAGACAATATCAGGTGTTGCTGGTGGAATAAAGTATATTCCATGGTGTGGTTATGAAGAAAAGAAAGCTTTTGCGCTATCTTTATGTAAACATCTTGAAGATAAAGGACGTGTTATGCCTGGAAATATAGTTTATATGACTGATCTTATTTATAATCCTTCCATAATAAATAAGGCAGGCGTTATGTTATCTTCGTGTTTTCAGGATAAAGAAGTCCAGTATGTAATAACAGTTGAAACAAAAGGAATACCTCTTGCTTATGAAGTAGCTAAAAATTTAGGGGTTCAGCTTGTAATAGCAAGAAGAGATAGCAGTATTACTGAAGGACCTACTGTATCAATTAATTATGTTTCAGGTAGTAATGGACGACTTCAGCAGATGTCTTTGTCTAAAAAAGCTATGAAAACTAATAGCAAGTGTATATTCATAGATGATTTTATGAAAGGCGGAGGAACAGCTATTGGAATAAAGAACCTTTTAAATGAATTTGAAAGTGAACTTGTTGGGATAGGCGTTCTTGTTGATAATAAAAAAATAGAGAAAAAACTTGTAGATGAATATGTCTCAGTAGTTGAACTTGAAGAATTTGATAATAATTCTATAATAAAGATGAAACCATCAAATTATTTTTTGTAG
- the spoVG gene encoding septation regulator SpoVG yields the protein MQITDVRIRKITSEGKMKAIVSVTFDNEFVVHDIKVIEGQAGLFIAMPSRKTPDGEFKDIAHPINTQAREKIQSAILEAYNNALKEDNSEE from the coding sequence ATGCAGATTACAGATGTCAGAATTAGAAAAATTACATCAGAAGGAAAAATGAAAGCAATAGTTTCTGTTACTTTTGATAACGAATTTGTAGTACATGATATTAAGGTTATTGAGGGACAAGCAGGATTATTTATTGCTATGCCAAGTAGAAAGACACCAGATGGTGAATTTAAGGATATAGCACATCCTATTAATACTCAAGCAAGAGAAAAAATTCAAAGTGCAATATTAGAAGCATATAATAATGCACTTAAAGAAGATAATAGTGAAGAATAA